The Corvus moneduloides isolate bCorMon1 chromosome 28, bCorMon1.pri, whole genome shotgun sequence genome includes the window ACCCCAGACCTGCTCTTGGCCACCCTAAATCCACCCTTTGCTACCCCAAACACCCCCTTGCCACCCCAAACCTCatttttcccaccccaaaactgctctTGGCCACCCCAAACCCACTTTAAACCACCCCAAATCTGTTCTTGGCCACCTCAACCCCATTCTTGGCCACCCCAAAGCCCTCCCATCCCATGGTCaggctgaggatggagcagggaggaaggagaagggagggacAACATCCAAGGAAAtcagctgggatcagctggaaaaggaatgaAGGAGTTCTGCTCGTGGGAATTCCAATTCCTGCTTCTCATCCACGTTTTCCACGTCCTTTCCCGCAGCTGGGATGGTCCTGGATGGATCAGGGAATTTGGCTGGGGATAAAGGAGtttatccaggaaaaaaaaaaaaatcccaaaatcgTGGAAAAAGCAACAACTCCGGGGCGGCTCTGCCCCGAGCTGCAAATCCCGGGAAGCTGCCGGGAAAATCCCAATTTTCCATCACACGAGCGTGGAGTCCTTGCCCGTGGGCTTGCGGGACATCACATTCCTCATCTCCTGCGTGATGACATTCCAAggttttccctgcccctggagcagccccgACTCCACCGACAGCGTCCGGTGCGTGCGCGACAAGTCGCGACATTCCTGCTGGAATTCCTGCTGGAATTCCTTACCGGGGCTGCCCGCCGAGCTCAGGTTGCTGCTGGAGGCCGAGCCCAGCTGGGATTTGCGCTCCAGGAAAGGTGGGAAGGAGAATTCCCGGTGGATTTCagggcggggccggggaggaGCCGCGTTCTTGTTGTTGAGGTCGCTGCCGGAGCTGTCCCCGTGCGGGGCTGAGTCGTTCTCGTACAGGGCTTGGGAAGGCTCCGAGCGGCTCCGCTGGGAAATTTGGGAAGCGCGGAGCAGGGCGTGGAGCACGGTGATGAGCAGGACGAGGATTCCAGAGGCCAGGATGCAGGCGCTGGCGATGGCGGCCTCCGGCTcgaacagcagcagcatgaaaagggccagagctgggagagggggcagagcacagggacGGCCTCAGGAGCCGGGACTAAAAACGGATGGATTTGTAAATCCATGGAattgctgaggttggaaaagagctccgAGTCCAAGGTGTGGCCGATCCCCACCTGGTCGCCCACGCCACGTTCCTTGGACgcctccaggggtggggattcctccctgggcagttccaaggcctttccaggaggaaattcCCGCTGATGGGAACAGCTTGGGGCCGTTCCCTCCTGTCCTGGTGTCCCCTGGGATCCCCTCCCCGGCTGtgccctcctggcagggactggTGGAGATTGGGAATGTCCCCCCTGATCCcgctttgctccaggctgagccccttcccagctccctcgggaattctccagccccttcccagctccctcgggaattctccagctccattcccatctcTGGACCCCCTCCAGCCCCTACAAAATTCCAGCTTTGGGCCCCTGGAATGGGAAGTTCACGATGTGGGAACGAGCTGGCAAAGCCCCACCAGGTGATGGGGCAGAAACCAGTCCGGGGCTGGACTGGGAGTACTGGGAATACTGGTGGGACACTTGCCTGTGAGGTAGAGGCAGACCCCGCAGCAGAAGAGGCCGATGGCCGCGTGCCGGACACTGCAGCTGTCCAGGAGGAAACAGTCTGccctggaaaagagggaaaacgAGGAAAACAGAGCCTCTGGGCAGGCTCCTCgcagggaaaacagctctgggaaggaTCCTGGTCCTGCTCCGAGCCCAGGGAAAAACGCTGGAGCTGAGGAACTCAAAACTGAGAAGAGTTCAGGGCCAAGTCACCCCCCAAGTCCTGAGTTTGGGGTTCCCCAGGCTCTTCTTCTTACAGAAAATTGGGAAATCGCttgaaaattcccatttttcccgCCTGCCCGTGCTTCCAAGGCCGAGTGGGGATGGGTTGAGGAGAGACAAAACTTTTGCAGGTGATTTGCTCGAGTTCAGCAAAGCCTGGGGGACAAAAAAGGGACAAAGCCGGGCCGGGTTCTCTCCTCACCCTCGGGGTTGGATTTCTGTGCCCAGCTCCGGTTTCAGCCCTTTTGTCTGGGCGGGACTCGGTGCTTGAGCTGCGCTTAAAACTCGTGAGAAGATCTCAGccttcccagcagagcctttgtCTCACCCCAGCCCCAATCCCTGCTCCCGCTGCCGGCGCTTCTCGGGCACCTCCAGAGccaaaaggagctggaaaattCCGTCCTCGCTGCGTTTGGAGTGAGCAGAGGGTTCTGTGCTTGTCGGGAGAGCGGGATGGGGGGTTTGGGCAGGCGGTGCCAGGGAAACCCGAGATGCTGGCGGGAGCTGGGATACCCCAAACAGCTCCATAA containing:
- the TMEM221 gene encoding transmembrane protein 221; its protein translation is MPSAYPRRALTVLLLFGTLSAAMALLSSSLIFQLPSGRASPAGGAGAGGGRGALPEPVAAAVLPVSAVLAALCLVLNVSCLLLCLLHGYFSTELCRGQPGPDRADCFLLDSCSVRHAAIGLFCCGVCLYLTALALFMLLLFEPEAAIASACILASGILVLLITVLHALLRASQISQRSRSEPSQALYENDSAPHGDSSGSDLNNKNAAPPRPRPEIHREFSFPPFLERKSQLGSASSSNLSSAGSPGKEFQQEFQQECRDLSRTHRTLSVESGLLQGQGKPWNVITQEMRNVMSRKPTGKDSTLV